From a region of the Chlorocebus sabaeus isolate Y175 chromosome 23, mChlSab1.0.hap1, whole genome shotgun sequence genome:
- the PCDHB2 gene encoding protocadherin beta-2, which translates to MEAGEGKERVPKQRQVLIFFVLLGIAQASSQPRHYSVAEETESGSFVANLLKDLGLEIGELAVRGARVVSKGKKTHLQFDKQTGDLLLNEKLDREELCGPTEPCVLPFQVLLENPLQFFQAELRIRDINDHSPVFLDKEILLKISESITPGTTFLIERAQDLDVGTNSLQNYTISPNFHFHLNLQDSLDGIMLPQLVLNRALDREEQPEIRLTLTALDGGTPPRSGTALVRIEVMDINDNVPEFAKLLYEVQIPEDSPIGSQVAIVSARDLDIGTNGEISYAFSQASEDIRKTFRLSAKSGELLLRQKLDFESIQTYTVNIQATDGGGLSGTCVVFVQVMDLNDNPPELTMSTLINQIPENLQDTLIAVFSVSDPDSGDNGRTVCSIQDDLPFFLKPSVENFYTLVISTALDRETRSEYNITITVTDLGTPRLKIEHNITVLVSDVNDNAPAFTQTSYTLFVRENNSPALHIGSVSATDRDSGTNAQVTYSLLPPRDPHLPLASLVSINADNGHLFALQSLDYEALQEFEFRVGATDRGSPELSSEALVRVLVLDANDNSPFVLYPLQNGSAPCTELVPRAAEPGYLVTKVVAVDGDSGQNAWLSYQLLKATEPGLFGVWAHNGEVRTSRLLSERDTAKHRLVVLVKDNGEPPRSATATLHLLLVDGFSQPYLPLPEAAPAQAQADSLTVYLVVALASVSSLFLLSVLLFVAVWLCRRSRAASVGRCSVPEGPFPGHLVDVSGTETLSQSYQYEVCLTGGSGTNEFKFLKPIIPNFVAQGAERVIEANPSFRKSFEFS; encoded by the coding sequence ATGGAGGCCGGAGAGGGGAAGGAGCGCGTTCCGAAACAAAGGCAAGTCCTGATATTCTTTGTTTTGCTGGGCATAGCTCAGGCTAGTTCCCAGCCTAGGCACTACTCAGTGGCCGAGGAAACGGAGAGTGGCTCCTTTGTGGCCAATTTGTTAAAAGACCTGGGGCTGGAGATAGGAGAACTTGCTGTGAGGGGGGCCAGGGTcgtttccaaaggaaaaaaaacgcATTTGCAGTTCGATAAGCAGACCGGGGATTTGTTGTTAAATGAGAAATTGGACCGGGAGGAGCTGTGCGGCCCCACAGAGCCCTGTGTCTTACCTTTCCAGGTGTTACTAGAAAATCCCTTGCAATTTTTTCAGGCGGAGCTGCGGATTAGGGACATAAATGATCATTCCCCAGTTTTCCTAGACAAAGAAATACTATTGAAAATTTCAGAAAGTATCACTCCTGGAACTACTTTCTTAATAGAACGTGCCCAGGACTTGGATGTAGGAACCAACAGTCTCCAAAATTACACAATCAGTCCCAATTTCCACTTCCATCTTAATTTACAAGACAGTCTCGATGGCATAATGTTACCACAGCTGGTGCTGAACAGAGCCCTGGATCGCGAGGAGCAGCCTGAGATCAGGTTAACCCTCACAGCGCTAGATGGCGGGACTCCACCCAGGTCCGGCACGGCCCTGGTACGGATTGAAGTTATGGACATCAATGACAACGTCCCAGAGTTTGCAAAGCTGCTCTATGAGGTGCAGATCCCGGAGGACAGCCCTATTGGATCCCAGGTTGCCATCGTCTCTGCCAGGGATTTAGACATTGGAACTAATGGAGAAATATCTTATGCATTTTCCCAAGCCTCTGAAGACATTCGCAAAACGTTTCGATTAAGTGCAAAATCGGGAGAACTCCTTTTAAGACAGAAACTGGATTTCGAATCCATCCAGACGTACACAGTAAATATTCAGGCGACAGATGGTGGGGGCCTATCTGGAACTTGTGTGGTATTTGTCCAAGTAATGGATTTGAATGACAATCCTCCGGAACTGACTATGTCGACACTTATCAATCAGATCCCAGAAAACTTGCAGGATACCCTTATTGCTGTATTCAGTGTTTCAGATCCTGACTCCGGAGACAACGGAAGGACAGTGTGCTCCATCCAAGATgatcttccttttttcttgaaaCCTTCTGTTGAGAACTTTTACACTCTGGTGATAAGCACAGCCCTGGACCGGGAGACCAGATCCGAATAcaacatcaccatcaccgtcaccgACTTGGGGACACCCAGGCTGAAAATCGAGCACAACATAACCGTGCTGGTCTCCGACGTCAATGACAACGCCCCCGCCTTCACCCAAACCTCCTACACCCTCTTCGTCCGCGAGAACAACAGCCCCGCCCTGCACATCGGCAGTGTCAGCGCCACAGACAGAGACTCAGGCACCAACGCCCAGGTCACCTACTCGCTGCTGCCACCCCGGGACCCGCACCTGCCCCTCGCCTCCCTGGTCTCCATCAACGCAGATAACGGCCACCTGTTCGCCCTCCAGTCGCTGGACTACGAGGCCCTGCAGGAGTTCGAGTTCCGCGTGGGCGCCACAGACCGCGGCTCCCCGGAGCTGAGCAGCGAGGCGCTAGTGCGCGTGCTGGTGCTGGACGCCAACGACAACTCGCCCTTCGTGCTGTACCCGCTGCAGAACGGCTCCGCGCCCTGCACCGAGCTGGTGCCCCGGGCGGCCGAGCCGGGCTACCTGGTGACCAAGGTGGTGGCGGTGGACGGCGACTCGGGCCAGAACGCCTGGCTGTCGTACCAGCTGCTCAAGGCCACGGAGCCCGGGCTGTTCGGTGTGTGGGCGCACAATGGCGAGGTGCGCACCTCCAGGCTGCTGAGCGAGCGCGACACGGCCAAGCACAGGCTAGTGGTGCTGGTTAAGGACAATGGCGAGCCTCCGCGCTCGGCCACCGCCACGCTACACTTGCTCCTGGTGGACGGCTTCTCCCAGCCCTACCTGCCGCTCCCGGAGGCGGCCCCGGCCCAGGCCCAGGCCGACTCACTCACCGTCTACCTGGTGGTGGCGTTAGCCTCGGTGTCGTCGCTTTTCCTCTTGTCGGTGCTCCTGTTCGTGGCGGTGTGGCTGTGCAGGAGGAGCAGGGCGGCCTCAGTGGGTCGCTGCTCGGTGCCCGAGGGCCCCTTTCCAGGGCATCTGGTGGACGTGAGCGGCACCGAGACCCTGTCCCAGAGCTACCAGTACGAGGTGTGTCTGACTGGAGGCTCCGGGACAAATGAGTTCAAGTTCCTGAAGCCAATTATCCCTAATTTTGTTGCTCAGGGTGCAGAGAGGGTTATCGAGGCAAATCCCAGTTTCAGGAAGAGCTTTGAATTCAGTTAA
- the LOC103244687 gene encoding protocadherin beta-3 translates to MEAGGERFLRQRQVLLLFVFLGGSLAGSESRRYSVAEEKEKGFLIANLAKDLGLRVEELAARGAQVVSKGNKQHFQLSHQTGDLLLNEKLDREELCGPTEPCILHFQILLQNPLQFVTNELHIIDVNDHSPVFFENEMHLKILESTLPGAVIPLGNAEDLDVGRNSLQNYTITPNSHFHVLTRSRRDGRKYPELVLDKALDREEQPELSLTLTALDGGAPPRSGTAQINIQVLDINDNAPEFAQPLYEVAVLENTPVNSVIVTVSASDLDTGSFGTISYAFFHASEEIRKTFQLNPITGDMQLVKYLNFEAVNSYEVDIEAKDGGGLSGKSTVIVQVVDVNDNPPELTLSSVNSPIPENSAETVLAVFSVSDLDSGDNGRVVCSIENNLPFILKPSVENFYTLMSEGALDRETRSEYNITITVTDLGTPRLKTKYNITVLVSDVNDNAPAFTQTSYTLFVRENNSPALHIGSVSATDRDSGTNALVTYSLLPPQDPHLPLASLVSINADNGHLFALRSLDYEALQEFEFRVGATDRGSPALSSEALVRVLVLDANDNSPFVLYPLQNGSAPCTELVPRAAEPGYLVTKVVAVDGDSGQNAWLSYQLLKATEPGLFGVWAHNGEVRTSRLLSERDTAKHRLVVLVKDNGEPPRSATATLHLLLVDGFSQPYLPLPEAAPAQAQADSLTVYLVVALASVSSLFLLSVLLFVAVRLCRRSRAASVGRCSVPEGPFPGHLVDVSGTETLSQSYQYEVCLTGGSGTNEFKFLKPIIPNFVAQGAERVIEANPSFRKSFEFS, encoded by the coding sequence ATGGAGGCGGGAGGAGAGCGATTTCTTAGACAAAGGCAAGTCctgcttctctttgtttttctgggaGGGTCTCTGGCTGGGTCCGAGTCAAGACGCTATTCTGTGgctgaggaaaaagagaagggcTTTTTAATAGCCAACCTAGCAAAGGATCTGGGGCTAAGGGTAGAGGAACTGGCCGCGAGGGGGGCCCAAGTTGTGTCCAAAGGGAACAAACAGCATTTTCAGCTCAGTCATCAGACAGGTGATTTGCTTCTGAATGAGAAATTGGACCGGGAGGAGCTATGCGGCCCCACAGAACCATGCATACTGCATTTTCAGATATTACTGCAAAACCCTTTGCAGTTTGTTACAAACGAGCTCCATATCATAGATGTAAATGACCATTCTCCGGTattctttgaaaatgaaatgcATCTGAAAATCCTAGAAAGCACTCTACCAGGAGCAGTAATTCCTTTGGGAAATGCTGAGGACTTGGATGTGGGAAGAAACAGCCTCCAAAACTACACTATCACTCCGAATTCCCACTTCCACGTACTCACTCGCAGTCGTAGGGACGGAAGGAAGTACCCGGAACTAGTACTGGATAAAGCGCTGGATCGTGAGGAGCAGCCGGAGCTCAGCTTAACGCTCACTGCGCTGGACGGCGGCGCTCCCCCTCGGTCTGGGACAGCCCAGATAAACATCCAGGTCTTAGATATAAACGACAATGCACCAGAATTTGCACAGCCGCTCTATGAGGTTGCAGTTCTAGAGAATACCCCCGTTAACTCTGTCATTGTCACTGTCTCGGCTTCTGATTTAGATACAGGAAGTTTTGGGACAATATCATACGCATTTTTTCATGCTTCTGAAGAAATTCGCAAAACTTTTCAGCTAAATCCAATTACTGGTGATATGCAACTagtcaaatatttgaattttgaagCTGTTAATAGTTATGAAGTCGACATCGAGGCCAAGGATGGCGGAGGCCTATCCGGAAAGTCTACAGTCATAGTCCAGGTGGTTGATGTCAACGACAACCCACCGGAACTGACCTTGTCTTCAGTAAACAGCCCTATCCCTGAGAACTCAGCAGAGACTGTACTGGCTGTTTTCAGTGTTTCTGATCTAGACTCTGGAGACAACGGAAGAGTGGTGTGTTCCATTGAGAACAATCTCCccttcatcctgaaaccatccgtAGAGAATTTTTACACCCTCATGTCAGAAGGCGCACTGGACAGAGAGACCAGATCCGAGTAcaacatcaccatcaccgtcactgATTTGGGGACACCCAGGCTGAAAACCAAGTACAACATAACCGTGCTGGTCTCCGACGTCAATGACAACGCCCCCGCCTTCACCCAAACCTCCTACACCCTGTTCGTCCGCGAGAACAACAGCCCCGCCCTGCACATCGGCAGCGTCAGCGCCACAGACAGAGACTCAGGCACCAACGCCCTGGTCACCTACTCGCTGCTGCCACCCCAGGACCCGCACCTGCCCCTCGCCTCCCTGGTCTCCATCAACGCAGATAACGGCCACCTGTTTGCCCTCAGGTCGCTGGACTACGAGGCCCTGCAGGAGTTCGAGTTCCGCGTGGGCGCCACAGACCGCGGCTCCCCGGCGCTAAGCAGCGAGGCGCTAGTCCGCGTGCTGGTGCTGGACGCCAACGACAACTCGCCCTTCGTGCTGTACCCGCTGCAGAACGGCTCCGCGCCCTGCACCGAGCTGGTGCCCCGGGCGGCCGAGCCGGGCTACCTGGTGACCAAGGTGGTGGCGGTGGACGGCGACTCGGGCCAGAACGCCTGGCTGTCGTACCAGCTGCTCAAGGCCACAGAGCCCGGGCTGTTCGGTGTGTGGGCGCACAATGGCGAGGTGCGCACCTCCAGGCTGCTGAGCGAGCGCGACACGGCCAAGCACAGGCTAGTGGTGCTGGTCAAGGACAATGGCGAGCCTCCGCGCTCAGCCACCGCCACGCTGCACTTGCTCCTGGTGGACGGCTTCTCCCAGCCCTACCTGCCGCTCCCGGAGGCGGCCCCGGCCCAGGCCCAGGCCGACTCACTCACCGTCTACCTGGTGGTGGCGTTGGCCTCGGTGTCGTCGCTGTTCCTCTTGTCAGTGCTCCTGTTCGTGGCGGTGCGGCTGTGCAGGAGGAGCAGGGCGGCCTCAGTGGGTCGCTGCTCGGTGCCCGAGGGCCCCTTTCCAGGGCATCTGGTGGACGTGAGCGGCACCGAGACCCTGTCCCAGAGCTACCAGTACGAGGTGTGTCTGACTGGAGGCTCCGGGACAAATGAATTCAAGTTCCTGAAGCCAATTATCCCTAATTTTGTTGCTCAGGGTGCAGAGAGGGTTATCGAGGCAAATCCCAGTTTCAGGAAGAGCTTTGAATTCAGTTAA